The segment TCTCAGTTGAGGTCATATGGTGTAGAGATCATCGATGCAGAACACGGCGAACTCGCCAGTGGATTGGTGGGGACAGGTAGGATGGCCGAACCAGAACACATATATGAATATGCACTGCGACATTTTGCAGTTCAAAGGAGATTTGATGGCACGAAAGTGCTGATTACAGCTGGCCCCACCTATGAAAAAATTGATCCAGTTAGATTCATTGGCAACCACTCATCAGGAAAAATGGGTTTGGCCATTGCAAATGAGTTGGCTGCACAAGGAGCCTCTGTAGAGTTGATCGCTGGGCCAGGCAACTACGATATTCGGTCGCAAAACATTCGTTTGACTCGCGTCACTACTGCCGACGAAATGTTTGAGGCTACAGCTGTTCGCTATAGAGATATGGATGTGGCGATATTTGCTGCAGCAGTGGCAGATTACAAGCCCGCACAGATGGCAAGTCAGAAAATCAAAAAATCATCCGAATCGATGAGTATCGAGTTGGTCAAAAATCGAGACATCGCGGGTGAAATGGGTAAACTGAAGGCTGCACATCAACTCAACATTGGTTTTGCATTGGAGACAGAAAACGAGCAAAGTCATGCCCAACAAAAACTCGAAAAGAAAAACTTTGATTTGGTCGTCTTGAATTCTTTGAACGACAAAGGAGCTGGATTTTCGCTTGATACCAACAAAATCACTATCTTCAACCGAGAAGGAAAAAGCACCAGCTTTGACCTCAAAACCAAAAAAGAAGTTGCCATTGATCTAGTCCAAGCCATTTATGAATTACGCTAGAATCCTCCTTTGTTTAACCCTATTGTTCGGTTTTTCTATCAAGTCCTTTGCTCAGGAGTTGGATTGCAGGGTGGTCATCAATGCACAGCTGATACAAAGTACCGAGCGCAGAGTCTTTCAGGAGATGGAGTCAGAGTTTTCTCGGTTCATCAACGAACGAAAATGGACGGATGGGGAGTTTCAAAACAATGAAAAGATCAAGTGCGCCATCATGATCAACCTAGAAGAGCAACCCAATGTGTCAAATTTTAACGCTACAGTACAGATCATCTCTATCAGACCTGTATATGGTACTACATACGAGACTTCATTGATCAATTTTGCAGATCGAAATTTTGATTTTGAGTATACGCAGTCTCAGCCCATGAACTACACGGAAAACTCTTATACTTCCAACATTACTTCTTTGCTGGCCTATTACGCCTACATGGTTTTGGCTTATGACTATGATTCATTCTCCAACTTAGGAGGTGATAGAATGTTTACCAAAGCATGGGAGGTGGTGAATACAGCACAACAAAGTGGCTACACAGGTTGGGATCAATTTAGTAGTGTCAGAAACCGATACTGGTGGTCCGAAAATGCCATAGATCAGTTCATGAAGAGTTTTCGCGAATCGATGTATCTCTATCATATCAAAGGGCTAGATATCATGGCAGACAAGCCTGAGGAGGCACGTGCCAATATCTTGGAGGTATTGAAAAAAATCGCAGTGGTCAACAAGTCAAAACCAAGGTCTATCATGGTGATTACTTTCCTCGATACCAAGGCAGAAGAGTTGATTAGCATTTTTTCTGAAGGGAATATGAATGTAAGGAGGGAAGCCTACGATTTACTTAAAACAATGGATCCAGCCAGAAATGAGGAATTCAAAAAGATTTTGACCAACTAGAGTCAATTATTTTTTAGATTCGCCTCTTAATTGTTGTCATCTTTCCAATAAGATTTACTCATGATTTCTAATCTATCCATCAGTAATTATGCGCTCATCCGTGAGCTCAATATTGAGCCACACAGTGGGCTAAATATGATCACTGGCGAAACAGGAGCTGGTAAATCTATCATGCTGGGGGCCGTTGGGTTGTTGCTAGGCAAGCGTGCAGATGTCAAAGCGCTCTTGGATCAGGAGACCAAATGTGTCGTGGAGGCAGAGTTTTCAATTGGAGAATTGGGTCTACAAGACCTGTTTGAGGAAAATGACCTGGACTATGATGATCATACGATTATTCGTAGAGAAATCAGCCCCAAGGGCAAGTCTCGTGCATTTGTCAATGATGTGCCTGTGACTTTGGATGTACTCAAGGTTTTGGGACTCAAACTCATCGACATTCATTCCCAAAACGAGAGTTTACAACTGAGCAAAAAGGAAGTGAAGTTAGAAGTGATTGATGACTTTGCACAATCCAAAAAACAACTAAAGACGTATCAAACTTGCTTTGTTCAATACAACAAGACGTTCAAAAAACTGGAAGAACTGCTCTCTCGATCCAAAAGTGCCCAAGAGGATGAGGAATACAAAAGTTATTTGCTGGATGAGCTAGTCAAAGCAGAACTACAAGCCACAGAACAGGAGGACTTAGAGGAAGAGTTGGGTTTGCTATCCAATGCTGAAGAGATCAAGTTGCAGTTGGTGCAGATCACCAACGAATTTGATGTGCAGGATTTTTCTTTGAATGATAGATTGAGGAATGCTGTCAATACACTGCGCAAACTCGCCAAATTCAGTCAT is part of the Reichenbachiella agarivorans genome and harbors:
- the coaBC gene encoding bifunctional phosphopantothenoylcysteine decarboxylase/phosphopantothenate--cysteine ligase CoaBC, which translates into the protein MEGKKILIGVCGSIAAYKSAHLVRLLVKAGAEVKVIMTETAQTFITPLTLSTLSKHPVATQFVKNEAGEWENHVELGLWADLIIVAPATANTLAQFTHGNCDNLLAATYLSARCPVAVAPAMDLDMYTHPSTQANLSQLRSYGVEIIDAEHGELASGLVGTGRMAEPEHIYEYALRHFAVQRRFDGTKVLITAGPTYEKIDPVRFIGNHSSGKMGLAIANELAAQGASVELIAGPGNYDIRSQNIRLTRVTTADEMFEATAVRYRDMDVAIFAAAVADYKPAQMASQKIKKSSESMSIELVKNRDIAGEMGKLKAAHQLNIGFALETENEQSHAQQKLEKKNFDLVVLNSLNDKGAGFSLDTNKITIFNREGKSTSFDLKTKKEVAIDLVQAIYELR
- the porD gene encoding type IX secretion system protein PorD; the encoded protein is MNYARILLCLTLLFGFSIKSFAQELDCRVVINAQLIQSTERRVFQEMESEFSRFINERKWTDGEFQNNEKIKCAIMINLEEQPNVSNFNATVQIISIRPVYGTTYETSLINFADRNFDFEYTQSQPMNYTENSYTSNITSLLAYYAYMVLAYDYDSFSNLGGDRMFTKAWEVVNTAQQSGYTGWDQFSSVRNRYWWSENAIDQFMKSFRESMYLYHIKGLDIMADKPEEARANILEVLKKIAVVNKSKPRSIMVITFLDTKAEELISIFSEGNMNVRREAYDLLKTMDPARNEEFKKILTN